From the genome of Cryptococcus neoformans var. neoformans B-3501A chromosome 1, whole genome shotgun sequence, one region includes:
- a CDS encoding hypothetical protein (Similar to gi|46099154|gb|EAK84387.1| hypothetical protein UM03157.1 [Ustilago maydis 521], FASTA scores: opt: 1076, E(): 5.3e-46, (30.301% identity (60.432% similar) in 1759 aa overlap (53-1664:312-2013)); HMMPfam hit to Kinesin, Kinesin motor domain, score: 418.5, E(): 7.4e-123) codes for MSLSRRQSIAPPSPLSPSSITRPNSSAGQSTFGHTRASLSSDASSIAAGAKETPNTLENRNVKVVLRIRPSDPDDPSIPPRFRSVLVHPTSKSDIRVDVDPAALTGHGPSISTGGKKYSSFSFDYVLGESAQQTDLYQCTAGESVDEFMKGHNVTFLAYGQTSSGKSYSMGTTGDNIDYSGTEFTPRTGLIPRTVQSIFERAEDNKQKSGPGASWEARLSFLELYNEEIIDLLSGAGISISIREERDGRIVWSGVREVKVKSLSEVMKLLQEGSTRRKTGETTMNATSSRSHAIFSITLVQKRPSNALSALSALGSETPTRQLRRPSSMIGFPASGPRSPTLPHSRSGPPSSFSRMTPSRPQSAINPSASTEEFVVITSKFNMVDLAGSERLKRTAAQGDRMKEGISINSGLLALGNVISTLSDPVKSRGHIPYRDSKLTRMLQDSIGGNALTTMIACISPIEANIGETLNTIKYASRARNIRNSAKVNQVEAGWDDVEYLQNAVLKLRKQVIALEAEGKESRVSEDGLKRSEKLTRRLAELQKEHTELYDRYLAKCSENMRLSSELKSRGPGDGDALTKFNETVEPVILEYEKVVSALNQQLEELRGEIALMNEMSEERSRLLQDAQERQLQSETYLAELRMRMVKLADRNASSEAYIQDLEAKLKTYADKEDTHILVATELKKEIAKLRESGTTSAKNVSELEARLTTSEALRENLATQVEKYERDAAIHEKAFRELEAHIAHLEAADHNKRLLEELAQKNSKITELEDQLKAKGQSHFEQKEKELSETVEDEQSTQKGLDSKFALSEISSGSNTGPVAPPCERADASALAVGIEGPKTILDKEMPPSQADRESSQLEQLKKELKALSAKYSESETRIADLTAKLSEASLVQGVTDDMVKVAQTTTEELSQTHNQDEDGVGRKGMAVPRAESNSSLDSDEEQTSMRRTSLPLLNRSNISVKQGFRGGRGYLVSKGNRPQSLSQELFSAQSLATSLCAMWSQPVTKSLLSSPTVQVRPSSRSSQSLETELRFVHRVIDERDKELRDREAYILQLEKQLEIAVAHDILSRKTSAKINVEADMPQTPVTSGIQVYPRDVPLPPSPQAHFIPVMSVDMVHISEEDGESSERSKGRDYESSSVGVSPRGVERFKEVADSTNQCKNGDAKVAQQFRIEKLIKDMAEKEASQRRIIEQQLIQIADLQKTIKKLKEKLMEGDPYVVDIGSLWEERDVLIVEKAKQSCPIPSSASFPHSKESFASDAFALDRLRDEHAAELEALMAGHSQTTDMSQLEFTKRLETCQKEIEDNQITINTLRARIESVEREHRLSLTKWDQASKAKDIAHHDELESLKTMHSQVVASLEAAHTQTLETLQAEQDFVSREMESPLSENEEQRRQLKVKADQALFELSRVRDERAVERYNDARQISELSENNARLENIKVELENANAELMATCAELTRKKTSELEQKSGRKVVVRPPQGPPPTVPLPPTPQGSFAVNSAVRADDVRGSIKLTVSSEQEQGGAKGQSESSEMLNEAGAQAVYDAAVAERDGLESEMEREREKIKEIEAKLEEEKVKVNNLALDLRASQKMANNLRVHLDEARQETKRSTAACREHVAELEARREQMGKISQDQRSQRDSLQAAQAQVASLKMQLERAVDNKVGKKGLRVSCLRV; via the exons ATGTCCTTATCACGTCGCCAGTCCATCGCACCCCCCAGTCCTCTATCTCCATCCAGCATTACGAGGCCTAATTCTTCAGCCGGTCAAAGCACGTTTGGCCATACTAGAGCTAGTCTCAGTAGTGATGCGTCAAGTATTGCCGCAGGTGCTAAAGAAACTCCAAATACTCTGGAAAATAGGAACGTCAAAGTTG TGTTGCGTATCCGACCGTCCGATCCAGATGACCCCTCCATTCCTCCTCGGTTCCGATCGGTCCTCGTTCACCCCACTTCAAAGTCTGATATCCGGGTAGATGTCGACCCAGCTGCTCTCACTGGCCACGGGCCTAGCATCAGTACTGGTGGCAAGAAGTACTCTTCATTCAGCTTCGATTATGTTCTGGGAGAAAGTGCTCAACAAACGGATCTTTACCAATGTACGGCTGGAGAAAGCGTTGACGAGTTTATGAAGGGTCACAACGTCACCTTTCTAGC CTATGGCCAGACCAGTTCCGGCAAGTCATACTCTATGGGAACAACCGGTGACAACATTGATTATTCTGGTACTGAATTTACTCCTCGCACTGGGCTTATCCCCCGAACTGTGCAAAGCATTTTTGAACGAGCAGAAGATAACAAACAAAAGTCAGGGCCAGGCGCCTCATGGGAAGCGCGACTGAGTTTTCTTGAGCTGTATAACGAAGAGATCATAGATCTCCTATCCGGTGCAGGCATATCCATTTCCATCCGAGAGGAACGAGACGGCAGAATAGTCTGGTCGGGCGTGAGAGAAGTCAAGGTCAAATCATTATCTGAAGTGATGAAGTTGCTTCAGGAAGGATCTACTAGGAGGAAAACAGGAGAAACAACCATGAATGCCACGAGCTCTAGAAGTCATGCTATCTTCTCAATAACATTGGTTCAGAAGAGGCCTTCCAATGCCCTGTCTGCCTTATCTGCTTTAGGTAGCGAGACGCCTACCAGGCAACTTCGTCGCCCTTCGTCTATGATCGGCTTCCCTGCGTCGGGTCCCCGCTCAcccactcttcctcattctcgAAGTGGTCCACCTAGCAGCTTCAGCCGTATGACCCCCTCCCGACCTCAATCTGCTATCAATCCATCAGCCTCCACGGAGGAATTTGTGGTGATAACAAGTAAATTCAATATGGTAGATCTGGCTGGTTCAGAACGTCTCAAACGGACCGCCGCTCAGGGTGACCGTATGAAGGAAGGCATTTCAATTAACAGTGGTCTTCTGGCACTTGGTAACGTTATTTCAACGTTATCTGATCCCGTTAAATCTCGTGGCCATATTCCTTACCGGGATTCAAAACTCACACGTATGCTTCAAGACTCTATTGGTGGGAATGCCCTCACCACCATGATCGCTTGTATCTCTCCCATTGAAGCCAATATTGGCGAGACCCTCAACACAATCAAGTATGCTTCTCGTGCCCGAAATATTCGTAATTCAGCCAAGGTGAACCAGGTTGAAGCCGGGTGGGATGACGTAGAATATCTCCAAAACGCTGTCCTCAAGTTGAGAAAGCAAGTAATAGCGTTGGAAgcagaagggaaggagagtaGAGTGTCAGAAGACGGTCTAAAACGAAGCGAAAAGTTGACTCGGAGGCTGGCTGAGTTACAGAAAGAGCATACTGAA CTGTACGACCGTTATCTGGCAAAATGCAGTGAGAACATGCGTCTTTCAAGTGAGCTAAAGAGCCGTGGCCCTGGCGATGGGGATGCTCTCACCAAATTTAATGAGACGGTCGAACCTGTCATTTTGGA ATACGAGAAGGTCGTTTCTGCTCTGAATCAACAGCTGGAGGAACTGCGCGGGGAAATT GCCCTTATGAACGAGATGTCTGAAGAGCGGAGTCGACTTTTGCAAGACGCCCAGGAAAGGCAACTGCAAAGCGAAACATACCTTGCTGAACTCCgaatgaggatggtgaaaCTTGCGGACCGGAACGCTTCGAGTGAAGCTTATATCCAAGACCTCGAAGCAAAGCTGAAAACTTATGCCGACAAGGAGGATACACACATTCTCGTTGCCACTGAGCtaaagaaggaaattgcCAAACTTCGAGAAAGTGGCACAACTTCAGCAAAAAACGTTTCAGAGCTTGAAGCACGGTTGACGACGTCTGAGGCTTTGCGCGAAAATCTTGCAACTCAGGTAGAGAAATATGAGCGGGATGCGGCTATTCATGAGAAGGCTTTTCGTGAATTAGAGGCTCACATCGCCCATCTTGAAGCAGCAGATCACAACAAGCGTTTATTGGAGGAGTTGGCTCAGAAGAACAGCAAAATCACGGAGCTTGAAGATCAGCTGAAAGCGAAAGGCCAATCCCATTTTGAacagaaggaaaaggaactGTCCGAGACcgttgaggatgaacaATCCACACAAAAGGGACTGGACTCGAAATTCGCATTGTCAGAAATTTCATCGGGTTCCAATACCGGACCTGTCGCGCCGCCATGCGAGCGAGCTGATGCGTCGGCTTTAGCTGTAGGCATTGAGGGTCCTAAAACAATATTAGATAAGGAAATGCCTCCCAGCCAGGCGGATCGAGAGAGCAGTCAACTTGAACAACTCAAAAAAGAGTTGAAAGCACTATCGGCAAAATACTCAGAGTCTGAAACTCGCATTGCTGATCTCACAGCCAAACTTTCAGAGGCCAGCCTTGTTCAAGGCGTGACGGATGACATGGTCAAAGTAGCTCAGACGACGACAGAAGAACTGTCGCAAACACATAACCAGGATGAGGACGGAGTAGGTAGGAAGGGCATGGCTGTACCTCGTGCCGAATCCAACTCAAGCTTGGACTCGGATGAGGAACAAACCTCAATGAGAAGGACGTCTTTACCTTTATTGAACAGATCCAATATTTCTGTGAAGCAGGGTTTTcgaggagggaggggaTATTTAGTTTCCAAAGGGAACAG GCCGCAATCGCTCTCGCAGGAGCTGTTCTCTGCGCAATCGTTGGCTACATCGCTGTGCGCCATGTGGAGTCAGCCAGTTACTAAGTCTCTCTTATCGTCACCGACGGTGCAAGTCAGGCCGTCTTCACGATCATCTCAATCTCTGGAAACAGAATTAAGATTTGTACATCGT GTCATTGACGAGCGGGACAAGGAACTAAGAGACAGAGAAGCCTATATCCTACAACTGGAGAAACAGTTGGAAATTGCAGTCGCGCATGATATCCTCTCCCGTAAAACCAGCGCAAAAATAAATGTGGAGGCAGACATGCCACAAACACCAGTGACATCGGGCATACAGGTATATCCCAGGGATGTCCCCTTACCACCGAGCCCGCAAGCTCATTTTATACCGGTAATGTCAGTTGATATGGTGCATATATCAGAAGAGGACGGTGAGAGCAGTGAAAGGTCGAAAGGTCGAGATTATGAATCATCATCAGTAGGAGTGTCGCCTAGAGGTGTGGAAAGGTTTAAAGAGGTGGCGGATTCGACAAATCAGTGCAAAAATGGCGACGCAAAAGTTGCACAGCAGTTTAGAATTGAAAAGTTGATAAA AGATatggcggagaaggaagcgtCGCAGAGAAGAATCATTGAGCAGCAATTGATTCAGATAGCTGACTTGCAAAAGACGATTAAGAAGCTAAAGGAAAAACTAATGGAGGGT GACCCTTATGTGGTCGATATCGGGAGCCTTTGGGAAGAACGTGACGTTTTGATTGTCGAGAAGGCAAAGCAATCGTGCCCTATCCCGTCTTCTGCGTCTTTTCCTCACAGCAAGGAGTCATTCGCCTCTGACGCTTTTGCGCTTGACCGTTTGCGCGATGAACATGCGGCAGAACTTGAAGCCTTGATGGCTGGTCATTCGCAAACGACTGATATGTCACAGTTGGAGTTTACAAAACGGTTGGAAACATGCcagaaagagattgaggacAATCAGATCACTATCAACACGCTGAGGGCGAGAATTGAAAGCGTGGAGCGTGAGCATCGCTTGTCGTTGACGAAATGGGACCAGGCTTCAAAAGCAAAGGACATTGCGCACCATGACGAGCTCGAGTCTCTCAAGACGATGCACAGCCAGGTGGTTGCGTCCCTCGAGGCTGCGCATACCCAAACGTTGGAGACGCTACAGGCTGAGCAAGATTTTGTTTCGCGAGAAATGGAATCACCGCTGTCTGAGAATGAGGAGCAACGACGACAGCTCAAGGTGAAGGCAGACCAAGCGTTGTTTGAGCTTTCGCGCGTTCGGGATGAACGCGCCGTTGAACGATACAATGACGCAAGACAGATATCCGAGCTTTCAGAAAACAATGCACGACTTGAGAATATCAAGGTTGAGCTTGAAAATGCAAATGCAGAGCTGATGGCGACTTGCGCCGAGCTGACAAGAAAAAAGACGAGCGAGTTGGAGCAAAAGTCTGGTCGCAAGGTTGTCGTACGCCCGCCTCAGGGGCCGCCACCGACTGTCCCTTTACCGCCCACCCCGCAAGGCTCTTTTGCTGTCAACAGTGCGGTCCGTGCTGATGATGTTCGCGGGAGTATCAAACTGACCGTGTCGTCGGAACAAGAACAAGGAGGAGCGAAGGGGCAAAGCGAGTCGTCTGAGATGCTGAATGAGGCGGGGGCACAGGCTGTATATGATGCCGCTGTGGCAGAGAGGGACGGGTTGGAGAgcgagatggagagagaaagggaaaagattAAAGAAATT GAGGccaagcttgaagaagaaaaagtcaAGGTAAATAATCTAGCTCTTGACCTTCGAGCATCTCAAAAGATGG CGAACAACCTCCGTGTTCACCTTGATGAAGCGAGGCAAGAGACGAAGCGCAGTACGGCAGCGTGTAGAGAACATGTGGCGGAATTGGAGGCGAGGCGTGAGCAAATGGGCAAAATCAGCCAAGACCAGCGATCTCAACGGGATTCATTGCAGGCCGCGCAAGCCCAGGTGGCTAGCCTGAAAATGCAGCTGGAAAGAGCGGTTGATAACAaggttgggaagaaggggttgAGGGTGAGCTGCCTGCGTGTGTGA